The following is a genomic window from Mus caroli chromosome 17, CAROLI_EIJ_v1.1, whole genome shotgun sequence.
TAGGCCAGATCccagaaggagaggggagggagggtggttATCCACAGACCTCGTAGACAGCTAGGTCGATTCCCGCATAGGGGATGATGCCCAGCACATTAGGCAGGTAGCCACGGTAGAAGGCGCGGGGCCCTTCACGTTCTAAGATCCGCCTTGCACAGTCCAGGAGCCCCTTGTACTGGCCGGTTCTGCGTAGAGTCAGCCGAGTCTTTAGTACCTGGGTGAGAACTCTGTTAACCACTTGAAAATTGCTTTCAGAATCACCACACCCAGGAGTGACATCACCTAGAAGTGGCTATTCCTGAAAGCAGATGTGCTAAGAGCCCAGGTGGGGCTGAGTGGGTAGAATGCCCACCTAGGGTGTAGAGaaccctgggttctatccccagcaccacataaaccaggtgtggtaggTCACTGCCTGCCATCCTCGATCTCGGCAGGCATAAAATGGCCAGTTTCTATGAATACTGTGCAAACAGTTCTAACCAAGTCCCGAGGAGTTACAGCTCAAATCGAGATACCCAGACAAGCTAGACTGGAAATGGCTTTCAGTCCCAAGTCAGGCAGTTGGGGTTACAGTTAGCTCTACACACAGTGTAGAGTGGGCAATAAAAGAGTATAAGACACCTACCCTCCCGTGCTGGAtcttcctccagcccctccttctCACCTCCATGGGGTATATGATGGTTTGAGCTGTGGCCCCGGCCAGGGAACCAGCCACGAAGCGCTCCTGAACGTGCAGTGTCTCCTGTTGCCCCCGGATGGCCCGCTTGATCTGAGGGTGAAACATGGCTGTGGGACTGGGTACCTGGGAACCTTGGGGTCCTTGCATTCCAACATTCTCTGCTTGCCACAGTGCTGACCAGCAGGAGGCGTGGTGCTGGGGACCGCAAGTTAAGCCCACAAGCCCTTGTGTTTACTGTCTGCTTTTCAAAGCTGAATACCCTCTCTTCTGGACCTGTCCTACCTGTTCATAAGCCATGAATTTGATGGCAGACTCAGGGGCTATCTTGAGCACGTTGATGCCGTTGCCCCGCCAGAGGGACAAGACTCCCCCTTCTTGAATCATGTTTCTCAGGCCCCCTAGAATGTTGAGTCGGTTGGACTTTGAGGCATGGACCTGAGGGGAGAGAAGGTGGCTTTGCGGTGCCCTCCTAGGTCTCGGCCTAGATGATGGGGTGGGTCCCTTCAGGTCCTCTCACCTGCATGAATACCTTGAGTCGGTCCAGAGGAGCTGTGCCTGTCCGTGACACAGCGCCAGCCACTGCACCAGCCACCAGCTGTTTCCACCACATTCCTGTAAGTTTCTCTTGCTTGGAGAACTCATCGGGCACCGTCAGGCATTCACCGATGTCCAGGACCTGAGAACAGGGGCTGTGGATGTCATGTTCCAGCAGAGGTGGGGGATGTGCCTGGGCCCTAACTGCAGAAGTCTCCTACTGAAGAATCTACCAGATCCCACCACAAGATCCATTGATTCCACCAAAAGAGCCGCTGAGTCCTTCGAAAGGATCTGCTTTCAGTCAACTCCGCTATGGAGGGCCCTCCCTTAGAAATCCTCCCGCAAGAGTCTTCTCCAAAAAGTCTTCCTCTAGAAGTACTCTCCTAGGAGTCCTCCCCAAGGGATAGACTCCCTTCTAGAGTCCAGCAATAGATTTCCCAACAGTGGATTTTTGGGGGTGAACATCTCTGGATCTCCCGAGAGGATTGTAGTATGGCTTTTTCCTCTAGCATGAACATCATCACCCTGTGCCATTTTGAGTCAGCTATTACCGTGGCCTGGTAGCCATGGCAACAAACTGAGCAGAACAATCTGGTGATAACTGGGTCTATGGTAatggcactctttttttttttttttttttttttgtggaggagacggtttattcagcttacacttccacattgctattcatcaccaaaggaagtcaggacagaaactcacacagggcaggaacttggaggcaggagctgatgcagaggccatggaggggtgctgcttactggcttgcttcccctagtttgctcagtttgctttatTAAAGAACtcaggactatcagcccagggatagcagcacccacaatggacccttcCAACTTGACCACtagttgagaaagtgccttacagctggatctcatagaggcatttcctcaaagcaGTCTCCTTTCcccgtgataactccagcttgtgttaagttgacacacaaaaccatccagtagggATGGCCGGTAATGGCACTCTTGATACCCACTAGGGTGTGAGAGATGGGGGCCCAGGATGTATCCTGGAAGTCTACTCAGTGTCCCAGCCCAGAACACTAACAAGGAAGCAGAAGGCTAACAAAGATTCCATGCTGCAGATTTCACCAGGTCACCAACCAGGATGGGGTGGGACTCAGCAGTGCTGCAGCTGTTTAGGGTACCCCAGGTCCTGTAAGTGACCCCTCACTGTGCTCTGCAATTAAGCTGAAGAAACTCACGGGCTCACCACGTGGGACCTTGGCGAGATCCTCACTTTGGTCTGTTGTTACCTAACCTGGAGTAAATCGATGCTTACTGACATCTCCccagaaaaagcaaacacaacAAGGACCATGTCCAATCCCACAGATTGATCTGCCAGACACCACAAGATCCTTAGTGATTCCCACCTTGGTGCAAGAGCTgacctccctccccattcccatgGACTCTTTCCATCTTTAACATACAGTGTCTGTTTGTATCTTTCCATCAGCCCCAGGAGCCTTGGAGCAGATGATGAGCACCTGGTACCTGGCAGTTATGTGGGTCAAGTGTGGGAATGCCATTTGGTGTATTTTCTTCCCCCTAACCACGATTCCTACTAGAGCTGTCCCTGGAGTCTAAGCAAGACCAAAAGGTTCTGAGCAGATAGCAGAAGTGTCCATCAGTGGTTACCAGGCGCCTGAACCCCAGATGGAACAATAAAGGCACAAAACTTCATTGAAAGAGTACCCCCCCCAGACACTGACAACACCTTTAGGGTCTTGGCCCAGAACTCCTGAGCCCTGGGGAGAAGCTGGAGCTAGCCCCTACCCTGTAGGTAGCCCCCAACTTACTGTAGAATGCTTCCAGAAATACAGGACATCCTCCACGTTCTCCAGAGAGTGCAGCAGAAAGTGGTCTCGCCATTCCTGCCAATCAATGGTCATGGTGCCATCGCGGTCCATGCTAGAGGTAGGGTTGGCACAGGTTCAGTGGTCTGGGCTGGAGGAGATGGGTGCCGCTAGCGTTCATGGGTTTGGGGAGCACAGAATTCGCTGCCATTCTATAGCACTGGCAtatctgagatagggtctcactctaaAGTCCAGTCTGGTTTGGAATTCTCAGCACCCCTTCTGCCTTAGTACTTGAGTGCTACGACATGCCCATGACAGTTTGGGGCGGAGCAGGGTCTTACTctggagaccaggttggcctcgaactcatggcaGTCCTTCTACATAGCTTTCCATGTGCTACCTGGCTAAAGCGCTTtacaacattaaaatatatatttattttaaagcgtgtgtatgtgatgtgtgtgtgtggcacgtGAGGCTTCAGGTGTTCAGTCCTCTGAAGCTGTAattacagtggttgtgagccacctgacttggGTGCTAGGACTCAGACTCTGCTAAAAGAATCATACATACTCTTAACGCAGtttctctctctagccctgtttCACCGAGTCAGGCTATtcctctatagcccaggctggcgcGGGTCTCAgcaatcctcccacctcagcctccttagtgctggatTATAGAGCTGAACCATCATGTCTAAATGTGGTGTGACTGCCCACATGTGCCATGGCTTGCATGtagcggtcagaggacaacctgctgGGTTGATTCTCACCTTCCAACCTCgtgggttttggggatcaaactgTCTTCATCAGGATTGAGGGGCAAGCGCCCTGACCTACTGCTACATCTTGCTAGCCTCACTTGCCTGgcttttggggattttttttttttttttttttggatcaagtctcattctgtagtccaagttgtcctcaaactcatggcaatcctcctgccttggcttctcaagtgctagaatgACAGGTTGAGGCTTCAGGTACTGTCTAGTCACATTGTTTGGCTGGCTCCCATGTGTAAATCCTTTAGACCAACCCTATGGGGCTAGCTGTATTACCAGTCTTTTTCAGGGCCGGATAGGGTCATCAGTCCACTAGCCTAAGATCTGTTTGACTCCAAAGTCGAACTTTTTATTTCTGCCCTCCCTGTCAACCCAGTCTGGGGCTCAGAGGACAGTGCTATCTGGCAGGATATGGggtagggtaggggtggggtggtggtgaaaTTCCAAGGGCCCAAATCTCCAATAACTCACCTGTGTAGGATtttctctgcttgctccagtGAGATGGAGATACCTAGTGCGCGGAAGCTCTGTTGAATCTCAGAGACATCTATGTGACCTGGAAAAGGGGAGCCCCAGGAGACACCCAATCCATACATAGGCTGGACTGGGAGATCCAGaagcccttgtgtgtgtgtgcttctgtgtgcgTGTGGATGAAGAGGCCAGAGGTCGATGgctgtctttctccatctttcttttgagacagggtctcttcctgaacctggagTCCAGTGACTTATCTGGAAGTCTAACCCT
Proteins encoded in this region:
- the Slc25a23 gene encoding calcium-binding mitochondrial carrier protein SCaMC-3 isoform X1; the protein is MRGGSGDAERRQRWGRLFEELDSNKDGRVDVHELRQGLARLGRGDPDRAQQGVSSDWDADPDGGLSLEEFTRYLQEREQRLLLMFHSLDRNQDGHIDVSEIQQSFRALGISISLEQAEKILHSMDRDGTMTIDWQEWRDHFLLHSLENVEDVLYFWKHSTVLDIGECLTVPDEFSKQEKLTGMWWKQLVAGAVAGAVSRTGTAPLDRLKVFMQVHASKSNRLNILGGLRNMIQEGGVLSLWRGNGINVLKIAPESAIKFMAYEQIKRAIRGQQETLHVQERFVAGSLAGATAQTIIYPMEVLKTRLTLRRTGQYKGLLDCARRILEREGPRAFYRGYLPNVLGIIPYAGIDLAVYETLKNRWLQQYSHESANPGILVLLACGTISSTCGQIASYPLALVRTRMQAQASIEGGPQVSMVGLLRHILSQEGVWGLYRGIAPNFMKVIPAVSISYVVYENMKQALGVTSR
- the Slc25a23 gene encoding calcium-binding mitochondrial carrier protein SCaMC-3 isoform X2, giving the protein MRGGSGDAERRQRWGRLFEELDSNKDGRVDVHELRQGLARLGRGDPDRAQQGVSSDWDADPDGGLSLEEFTRYLQEREQRLLLMFHSLDRNQDGHIDVSEIQQSFRALGISISLEQAEKILHSMDRDGTMTIDWQEWRDHFLLHSLENVEDVLYFWKHSTVLDIGECLTVPDEFSKQEKLTGMWWKQLVAGAVAGAVSRTGTAPLDRLKVFMQVHASKSNRLNILGGLRNMIQEGGVLSLWRGNGINVLKIAPESAIKFMAYEQIKRAIRGQQETLHVQERFVAGSLAGATAQTIIYPMEVLKTRLTLRRTGQYKGLLDCARRILEREGPRAFYRGYLPNVLGIIPYAGIDLAVYEHPHSGSLCHLELQSQWTRCSLSLLASVDTACFWYMDRHGGKTPIHIK